The candidate division KSB1 bacterium sequence CAAACCTATTGGCGCATCCCGGCACGCCGGGATCTGGACTTCTCACAGTTTCCCCCGGAGACCAATCCCGCCCGGTTTCCGCCGCTGCCCATGGATTGGCGGCTTTTCGCCGACAGCTCGGAGGCCTGGATGCAGTATTGGGACGCCAATATCCGCAATCGGGGCAAACAGTGATATGGCGCGCGTGCGGCTGGCAGGGATTCGCAAATCTTTTGGCGCGCTCGCGGCGGTGCAGGAGCTCAGCCTGGATATTGCCGAGGGGGAATTCTTCAGCCTGCTGGGACCGAGTGGCTGCGGCAAAACCACCACCCTGCGCATGATCGCCGGCTTTGAAACGCCGGAGCACGGCCGGATTTTTTTCAACGACGAGGATGTGACGGCGCGGCGGCCGAATCAGCGCAACACCGGCATGGTTTTTCAAAGTTATGCGCTGTTTCCCCACCTCACGGTTTTTGAAAACGTCGCATTCGGCCTGCGCGCGCGCAAACGACCTGAATCCGAAATCGCGGCGAACGTGCACGAGGCGTTGCAGCTCGTGGCAATGAACGAGCTGGCCCGGCGGCCGGTGACCCAGCTCTCCGGCGGCCAGCAACAGCGCGTCGCCCTGGCGCGCGCCCTGGCCATCAAACCGGCAATTCTGCTGCTGGATGAGCCGCTCTCCAATCTCGATGCCAGGCTGCGTCACAGCACCCGCAGCGAACTCAAGCGTCTGCAGCGCCGCCTCGGCATTACCACCATCTATGTCACTCACGATCAGGAAGAGGCCCTGGCGCTTTCCGACCGCCTCGCCATTCTTGATCACGGCGTGTTGCAACAGGTGGGCACGCCGGAGGAGATTTACAAGAACCCGGCAAATTTGTTCGTGATGAATTTTATCGGCGCGACCAACGTGCTGCGTGGCCGCGTCAGCCGTGGACAAGGCAACAGTCTCACCATCAGAGGCGCGACCTGGGAAATGCAATTTCCCGGCGGCCATGCTTCGCTAGCGGCGGCCGCTGAGGTGCAGCTTGCCTTCCGGCCGGAGCATGTGATGCTGGGAGAAAGCGACGCTGTGGCAGGAGAGGCATTGCGGATCGAAGGCCGATGGCACGGCCTGGAGTATGCCGGCTCGCACTGGTTGGCTCAAATCACGGTTGACGGCATTGTGTGCACCGCGCTCATTTCCGATGAAGTCAAACACGCGTTGCTCGGGCCACAGGCCTGGTTGCCGGCCGAAGGCAGAGAAGTAACTATGCGCATTGCGCGCCGGCATGTGCGTCTGTTCCCGGGCTGATCAGGTCGGCGGGCGCGCTCCCTGTCAAGTCATGCAGTTTGGAGGCGGTCTGGTCGAGGGATATTCGTCATCTCACGCCGCATGATATCCCGCTCATGAATGCCCTGTTGCAGACCTTCGGCGAGGTTTTCAATGCGTGGGACAACTATGCCGCAAACCGTCCCAGTGAGGATTATCTCAGGCGATTGCTGGGCAGCGACACCTTTATCGCCCTGGCCGCCCTGAAGAAAGGTGTGGTTGTGGGCGGTCTCGCGGCCTACGAGCTGAAAAAATTCGAGCAGGAACGCAGCGTAATCCATCTCTACGATCTTGCGGTGAAAGCAACACCCCGGCGGCAGGGCATTGCGACAGCCTTGCTGAAAAACACTGAAAGCGATCGCCGCGGCGCGCAACGCTCATATCATCATCGTGCAGGCCGATACCGACCGCCGGGATGAACCCGCGGTTGCGCTCCATACGAAAATGGCAAAACCTGTAGCGGTTCTGCATTTCGCCATCACAATTCCAGGGGAAAACAGTGCGGCCTGATCGGATCAGGCGGGCATAAATTTCCGCTACCGTGCGCAAGCCTTCTCCCTTCACGCTCGCCGCACTTGCGGCGCTGCTCGCGGCCTTGGTGCTCACGATTTACTTTCCGCTGGGCACGATGCTGCTCGAAAGTCTGCGGGTGGTCGATCCCGCGACCGGCAGCATGAGCTTTTCACCGGCCCATTTCGCGCGCTTGTTCAGCCTGCGCGCCTCCGGCAGTCTGCAGGCCCTCATCGGCAGCTTGAAAATTTCGCTGCTGAGTGTTGTGTTGAGCGCGTTGGCCGGCGTGCCGCTGGCGATTCTGTACACCCGCTTTCAGTTCCCCGGACAAAAACTGTTTGGCGTTCTCGCCACGCTGCCGCTGTTGCTGCCGCCCCTGGTGGGCGTCATCGCCTTCTTCATTCTCATGGACGAAACCGGCATTTTGCCGCGCATCCTGCAGCATGTGCTGGCCACCAGCTCGCCACCGTTGGTCATGCGTGGTGTGCCCGCCATTCTGCTGGTGCACACCTACAGCTTCTATGTTTTCTTTTATCTGCTGACCCGCAACGCACTGACCGGACTGGATCGCTCCCTGGAGGAGGCGGCTTTGGGGCTGGGCGCAAGCCGTGGACGCTTGTGGTGGCGTGTCATCCTGCCGCAACTGCGGCCCGCCTTGCTCGGCGCGGCCATGCTGGTGTTCATGAATTCCATGGCCAGCTTCACCGCGCCCTATCTGTTTCGCGATGACTGGCGCTTTCTGTCGCTCGAAATTTACAATGCCAAGCTCAAGGGCGACTTGCCGCTCGCCATGGCGCAGTCGGTGGTGCTCGCGGGCATATCAATCGTCTTCGTCTTTGTTATGCGGTGGTACGGCAATCGCCATACCCCGGGCCGCGGCAGCAAGGGCGTGGCTGCGCCCGCGCAAATGGTCACCAGCCGCTGGCAAAAATTTGCCCTGACGGCCGCCGGCAGTATCGTCACCCTGCTTGTGATGCTGCCCCAGCTCACGCTTCTGCTCATGGCCTTCGTGAAGAACGGGACGTGGACCGCGGAGATCCTGCCGGACACTTTCACCACCGCGAACTTTGCCGAATTGTTTCGCAGCCGAAAAATGGCAGAGCCCTGGTGGAACAGCCTGTGGATGTCTGCCGTGGCCACGGCATTGGGCACGATTTTGGCCTTGGCCGCCGTGTTGCTTGCCACGCGCAGCAAACACCTGCTGCCAGGCATGGCCGGCCTGCTCGAGATCAGTGTCATGCTGCCCTGGGCAGTGCCGGGCACGGTGATCGCCATGGCTTTGATCGCGGCATTCATCACCCCCCATTGGTTCACCGGCGGCCGCATCCTGGTTGGAACTTCTGCCATTATGGTGCTGGCCTATTTCGTGCGGCATCTGCCCATTCAATTTCGCGCCATGGCTGCCGCGCATGCCCAACTGGATCCGGCACTGACGGAGGCGGCGCACAACCTGGGTGCCGGTGGCTGGATGGTATTTCGCCGTGTGACGCTGCCGCTGATTCTGCCCGGTGTCATCATCGGTTCAGTTACCGCCTTCGTGATTGCGCTCGGCGAATTTGTCTCCTCCATTTTGTTGTTCACTCCCTCCAACCGGCCGCTGGCGGTGGCGATCTTTTCCGAACTGCGTGAGTTCGACCTGGGCAGTGTCGCGGCCTACTCGGTCCTGCTCGCCGTGCTCATCGCCGTGACACTGGCGCTGGCACAAAAATTTCAGGGCCCGCAGCAACCTGGTTTCACCGCCTGATCGGCTGCGCCCGGTTGCTCTGCCGTCTGCCATGGGCCAGCAGCGCAGCGCCGACGCTGGGCTGCGGCGCCGTTTTTCGCCGCACAACCTTTTTGTTCGATCGGTTTCTTCATTTCTTCCGGCGCGTGGGTAATTATGAAGGTCATCAATTCAACAAAGGAGCCTGCCATGTTGACAAGAAAGGACAATGCTGAAGCCGAACGCAGCAGTGGTGAACTGAATACGATTATCGGGCGCGGCTCAGTTTTTGAAGGAACTCTCACCGTGCAGAGCAGCTTGCGAGTGGATGGCAAGGTGGTTGGCAACGTGCAAGTGAGTGATGCCTTGATCGTCGGCAAGGAGGGGGAAATCGAAGGGGAAGTGCGCGTGCGCAATGCCATCATCGGCGGCCGGGTGCGCAACCGCATTCTGGCGAGCGGCAAAGTGGTGCTCGAGGCCAAATCGGTGGTGCATGGCGAGGTGAAAACCTCCCGGCTGGTGATTGACGAGGGTGCCATTTTCGAGGGCAGATGCACGATGAGTGACGACGACAAGGCGGCCTCTCTGCCTGAAAACGCCAGCCGCGGCAACCGGCCGGGCACGATGAACATGGAGGTCATGTCCCGGCACGAAGCGGCTGCTGCACGATGAGGAAATCCCGCCATGAAATTTTCATTCTTGAGCAAGCTCTTTGGCGACGCCGCTGGCAGCCAGCCGCCGCCGGCGCAACGCCCGCAGCGGGACCTCCGGGATTTTGAGACACCACTCTTCGCCAGCCGGCCGGCGCCTCCCAATCCCAAACCCGTGGTACCGCGAACCACAACTTCACAACCTTCGAAAAACGTCATGGAAGATACTGGTAAAACCGGCGACCTCAATACCATCATCGGCAAGGGTGCTGTCATCGACGGCACCATCAAAGTGCAAAACAGCATGCGCCTGGATGGCAGGGTGACGGGGCATATCCTCACCACCGATGCCCTGGTGGTCGGCAAGGATGGTGAGATTCGTGGTGAAGTCCGCACCAAGAATGCCGTCATTGGCGGTTTGGTGAACGGGCAGGTTTTTGCCAGCGGCAAGGTGGTGCTGGAGAGTCGTGCGGTTTTGAAAGGCGACATCAAGACCACCAAGCTCATGGTCAATGATGGTGCGCGCTTCGATGGCAATTGCTCGATGAGTGAAGACGGTGGCGTCAAAGCCTTGACCCACGGCCAGAGCCCTGCCGAGGCTACCAGAGCCGGTGATTTCAGCCGCAGCGCTGCCGGCCGGCATTGAAGCGTTTCTTCCGCTTCCCGCAGTTTTGCCTGAAAACTGCGGCTGCGTGCAAGGATTTCGCGTTTGCCGGATGATTATCTGGCTGCGCGGCTCCCTGTCGGTCAGATAACATTCCCCCCACGGGCTGAGGTTTCCCAAATTTTGAAGGTCGTGCCAACGCTCAAGTGTCGGAGCTACGACCAGGCCGCTGCCGAAAAAGAATCCTGAAGATTCATGCTGCCGCGGCAGGCCACAATCGCTCCGCACTTTCACACCACCCTCTCTCCCTGCCGGTTTTCCGCTTGACTTGCTGGGCATGGGAATGTACATTGCCGCGCGTTGCAAAACACCAACAGGCTTCACGCCACGGCAGATTCCAGGCTCAGCGAGGAGGAGCGGGTGGTGTTCCAACAAACGTTGCGCAATCTGTTGCTGGGCGGGTTGCTGTGCACCGCGCCCATTTGGGCGCAGGAGGCTCCCTCCGCCCTGCACCCGAAAGGCGCGCGCTTCATCAGTGCCGATACCTTGTTGTTGGGCAACGGGCTGGTGACGGTGCAGGTGCTGGCCGCGAGCGACACCAGCAAGACACCGCCCAACGAGATTACCGTGGCGGGCGCTTTCACGGTCGGCACACCCACCAAGCGCCTGCTTTTCGGCTTTGGCCAAGCGCTCTACAGTTCCCACCTGAACGTTCGCGTAGACGGCAGGACATACAGCAACATCCCCTACCACAGCGGTGCCGAACCATTGCGGGTGACAGCTGCACCACACCGCGCCGGCGGTGCGATCCGATGCGAATACGCCGTTGGTGACGTGAGCATCATGCAGCGCCTGACGCCCGTGCAATTCAGCCGCACCACCGGTGCCGTCTTCATCGAGTATGAAATTGTCAACCACTCGCCCCTGCCCCATCTCGTCGGTGTGCTGCTGCAGCTCGACACCCAGGTGGCGGGCAACGACGCGGCCTCGATTCTCACCCGCTTTGGCTACAGCCGCCGCGACACCGTCTTCACCGCTCCCGCCATACCGGAGTTCTTTCAGGCCTTCGAGACCACGCGCGGTCCGGGCGACACGCTGGGGTTGATCGCGCAAGGCACGCTCAACGGCAATGGTGCGGTGCAGCCCAACCTCTTCATCATAGGGAATCATTTCGACTTGAAAACGGTGAGCTGGGAATACACACCCGTCGCGGGTTTTTACGATGACAGTGCCGTGCTGCTGCGCTGGGATGAACAATATCTCCAATCCGGCGAGCACCGTGTCGTTGCGACTTATTACGGTGTCGGAGATGTCGCCAGCAACGTCGGTGCACCCTTGACCCTGCACCTCGCTGTCGCGAGCAGCCTGAGCGCAACTCGCGGTGTGCTCTCACCCAACCCCTTCGAGGTCAATCTGCTGGTCAACAATCGGCTCACTCAAACCGTGAGTGCGGTGCAGGCCAGGCTGCTCCTGCCGCCCGGCTTGCTGCTGGCCTTTAATGAGCAAGCCACCAAACTGCTGGCCGATCCCATTCTCAGCCCGGCCGAAACCAGCACTGCCTCGTGGAGGGTGGTGGCGCAATGTCCGCCGGCGGATACCACATTGAATTTGACGGTGCAGGTTTCCGGGCTGCCACAAGTCGCGAAGGCGATAACCGATTCCATCTTCATCCCCAGTTGTGCCGTCCCGGTGCCGGATTTCGAGGTGGTGGCTGCGCCGTCGTTGCGATCGCTAACAGCGGGTGAGACTGCGGATTTTCAAATCTCGCTCAAGGCTTTCGATGGTTTCAACCAGGAGGTCGCGCTTTCTTTCTCGCCCATCCTTCCCGGTATCGAGGGCAGCTATGTGCCCGAAAGGATTTTCCCCGGGCAAACGTCCCTGTTCAGACTGCACACCAACCGCAGCCTGCTCGCGGGAGAATATTCCTTCAACGTAATTGGGCAGGCCGGCAGCCTGAGGCGCAGCGCTGTGGTGCGCGTGCAGGTTGTGCCTGCCGCGTTGCCGGATTTTCAAATTGTCATCCAGCCGCGCAACAGGTCTCTCGTTGCAGGCGATTCCACCACCTTTCAAGTCGGGGTTACAGCGCTTGCAGGCTTCAACCAGGAAGTCGTACTCTCCCTCGCACCCGCCCTTCCCGGCATGAATGGCAGCCTGGCGCCCGCCCGCGTTTTGCCCGGGCAGCGCGCCATACTCGCGCTGCGCACCGGACGCGATTTGCTCGCGGGGGACTATGCCATCATTATAACAGGCCAGGGGGCCGGCTTGACGCGCAGCGACACGGCACTGGTTCATGTGGTGGCGGCCCCGCCGCTGGATGTCAAGCCGCCACTGTTCATCAATTTCAACCCCGCCCCGGATGACAGCGAAGTGCCGCCACAGACCGCCATCGCACTGGAGATTGTTGACGATATCACCGGCGTTGATTCGGCCAGCATTCGCATGCAGGTGAACGGCGTGCCGGTCATACCGGCGATTACAGGCGCGCAGCAGCGCCTGGCGGTGGTTTATCAACCCGGCTCGCCATTCCGTTTGAATGAGACGGTGCGCGTGCAGGTGGCCGCGGCGGATCGCAGCCGGCCGGCCAATGCTGACAGTGTGGCTTATTCGTTTCGCATAAGGCCCGATACGGCCCCGCCGTTTGTGACCGAACGCCACCCCGGACGCAACAGCCGCAACGTCGCGCTGCACACCGACATCCGCCTGGAAGTGCGTGATCTGGATTCCGGCGTGGACAGCAGCACGATCGCCCTCCACCTTGATGGCACAAGGGTGCAACCCGTGATCAGCGGTACGCCGGCGCAATACTTTGTGCACTATCTTCCGCCCCGCGCATTTCGTGACAATCAAACGGTGCACGTTCGTCTGGAGACCAGGGATCTGGCGTCACCAGCCAATATTCTCTCGCCCCCGGAAGAATACACCTTCACCACCGTACGCGATTCCCTGGCACCGCGGCTGATTGATCCGTTTCCCGCGCCCTCTGCCATCAATGTGCCGGCGAATATCGAAATCCGCGCCAGCCTGGAGGATGACTTGACCGGCGTGGCCCGCGAAACCATCGTCCTGGCGATCAATCAGCAGACGGTCGAGCCCATTCTGACCGAGATCGAGCGGGGTTTTCAGTTGCACTACCGTCCAGCAGCCGGGCCTGCACCGGGCGACACGGTGTTTGTGCATCTCCGTGCCCGTGATCGCGCCAGCACGCCCAACGAACTGTCACGCACTTATTACTTTGTCATGGCGCGTGACCGCGATCAGGAGCCACCTTATGCCACACGTCAAAGCCCGGCACCCGGCGCCACCAACGTACCGGTGACGGCCGGCATTTCCGTGCACATCATCGACAACGGCAGTGGCGTTGATCGCAACGCATTGCAGATGTCCATCAACGGCCAGGCGGTTTCGCCCGTGATAACCGGACACCCCGGTGACTATCTCCTGACCCATCAGCCGCCAACGCCGTGGCCTTACAACGCCAGGATCACAGTGGTGGTACAGTCACAGGATTTGGCGGTACCGCCCAACATCATGCCGCCCGACACTTTTGCATTCGAGGTCGTTCAGGATATTTCCCCGCCATTTGTTACAGACCTGACACCAGCCAACGGCGCCACAGAGGTGTCCGCAGCGACGAACATCTCGTTTCTGGTGCGCGATGAAGGCGCCGGAGTTGACCGCAGCTCGATTCAGCTTCGGGTGAATCATGTGAACGTGGTACCGCAAATCTCGGGAACGGCCGACGCATATGCAGTGCACTATCAACCGGTGCAAGAATTTCTGCCGGGCGAGAGGGTGGCGCTGGAGATTCAAGCACAAGATTTGTCCACTCCGCCCAATCGTGCGACAGTGTCTTCTTTCTTCACTGTCGGTCAATCCCTGCCGGACTTGATCGCGGTCGAGTTGGTGCCGGTCGGCGAGTTTTCTGCAGGCCGGCCCGGTCAGGCACGCGGCCGCGTCAGGCTGGAGGCCAGGGCGCCAGTAGCCGGTGTTCAGATTCACTTCCTTGCCGATGGCCGGGTTTGGCAGGATACCACCCTGGCCAGTGTGGTTCCCGGCCGGGATATTGATCTGCCGGTCTCGTTCATTTTTCAGGAGCGGGGCAGCCACACGCTCAGCCTGGTTTGTGATCCGGCGGGGGTGCTGCGGGAGGCGAGTGAAACCAACAATCAACAACACTTGCTCATTCAGGTTGCTGAGTTACAGGTGCTGTCGGGCAAACTGGTGGTTCGCCCCAATCCCTTCACACCCAATGGCGACGGCTTCAATGACGTGGTGGAATTCGACTTTTCCGGCTTGAATATTGTAAATCCCACCTTGCAGATCTTCGATGCCAATGGCATCCCCTTGCTCACCAACAATCGCCACAGCGGCAAACGCATGCAGTGGAACGGCCGTGACGAGCGTGGCCGCGAATTGTTACCCGGCGTTTATCTTTATTCCTTGCAGGAGAAAGGCAGGAATGTTGCCAGCGGTTACGTCGTGCTGGCGCGCTAAAGGTTTCAATTTTTTTTCTGATCACATGAAATTTTTTGCCCTGAACAAGGAACTATACTAACAAAAACATGGGGATTCTGTGGGGGAGTTGAAAGGGTGAATCATCTGACATTTGACCCGGGGATGCTCAGATTATTCCCCTTTCTTCTTTGGGGGGATAGAGCAACGGGAAAAGCCATCACTCGTGCATTTGCAGGCTGGGGGCCTCCATGATGAGCGCAGGGCGCGACTTCCGCGGGCAACCCGGTTAGCCGGAAGGATTCCCCTTCGCTCATCTCATTCTTCAGTCGCCTTTCCAGACGGGGCCCTACCCGGTGGCTCCGTCATCTTTTCTTCAGACTATCTTCCCTCAAAGTTCATCCGGTAACCCATCGAAAGCGCCGCGAAAGTCCCGGAATTTGATGGGAACAAATTTATCCCGTTCTCGGTTAGAAGGATCGACACGCCGGGCAGAGGCAAACGGCCAGACAATTCGTCCGGCTATGTTATACAGAATTTGCTACCTCCTTCTTCTTCCAAGTCGTTTTCCTTCCTCCTCAGAATCCCCAGCGTCCTCCGGGACCTGGGGATTTTTTATGGTGGCTTGCATTTTTCTGCAAAATCTCTAGATTGCCGGTCGTCAATTATCCTCACAAACTTCCACCGATGCGGAGAGAGGAAACACCCGGGAATGCGACAGCTTCCAAAAGGATTGATCGTCTGGATTGCGTGCGTGCTGCTGTCAACCGGCTGCAGCACCAAAGAGTCGGCGAATATCCCCACCCCCACTACTTTCTGGTCACTTCAACCTTCTCTGAAATATGATACTTGTCATCTCATCGGCATACTCGCGGGGCGGCCACTCTACCTTAAATTGTATCCCGAAATTCATCACGAGTGGGGCAGCAAACTGCCGGCACCGGTTAAGACCGCAATCCTGCAAATTGACAAGATCATCGGCCCGGAGTGGCCGCCCGGGCCGCGCCTGAGCCTGCTGCTCTCGTTCGTGCCAGCGGATGACAGTCTGGGCGCCATCCTGCAGGCCATGGATCGCAACAAGGAAATCTATGACCGGCTGATGCAGTCCGACTACGCCAGCCAGAACAATTGGCGACAGTGGATCGATGTCAAGCCGCACCTGCAAACTGTGCTGCGGCACCTGCAGAGCAGCGGTTTCGAGAACTACTGGCGGGAGCAACTATGGCCGGCCATCAACGCGCGCATCGTGCAGGCCAGGCAGGAATTGCAGTCCTACGACGTGGTCGGAGATTTGAAGCGCTTTTTCGTCGACTTTGACACACGCGACACGCTGCAGGTGTTCTTACTGGCACTCTCCCACCCCCATGAAATTCGTCTCAGCAGTTACCAGCGCGCGACGGACATCAGCAATCCGCTCAAGGAGACGGTCAGAAGTTTTTATGAGCAATTGGCACATCCCTATTGCGACCGTCTGGTGGATTCGCTGTTTGCCGCGGATTTCACCGCCCTGCAGTCCGACAGCTTCCTGGTCAGCGCGCAGCGCCGTTATGCCGGAGGCCGCAGCATGCCGGACTATCTTCGCAAAGAACTGGTCATCGCAGTTGAGCTGTGGCTGGCGGGACGGCGGCAGCTTCTGCCGGTGGCCACGGATGGGGAGGAAGCCGGCAATATCACGGCTGTGCGGCAATACCTGCAAACCAGGGACAGCGGTGCGCATGTGCTGGCCGCAGTGATTTACTCGTACCTCGAGTCCGGCTTGAAGGTCGATCGTCTGACTTATGCCGATTTCATTCGAGATCTGTTTGCCAGCGGCAGGCTGCGTGCGGGCAAAATCGCGCCCCGCTACATGGAATTCATGACCCGGCCGGCGCGTTCGGAGGCGGGTTCACCGAATGATTGAGGCTGCGGCGTTGCCGCACGATTTCATAGCAGGCGACCGCTGCCGCCGTGGCCACGTTCAACGAGGCCACCCGGCCGCGCATCGGGATGCAATAGACAAAATCACACTTTTCCCGAACCAGTCGGTGCAAGCCCCTGCCTTCGCCGCCCACTACAATTGCCAGAGGCAGATTGGCATCCATCTCGAATACCGTTTGCTCGCCCCGTTCATCCAGCCCCACGATCCATAATCCCCGCTTTTTCAGTGCCTCGATTTGGCTGGCGAGATTGGCGACCTGCGCAATTGGCAGGTGAAATGCCGCTCCGGCAGAGGTTTTGATGGTTACCGCGGTAACATCCGCGCAACGTTTTTTGGTGATCACCAGACCGTGCATGCCCGCGGCCTCCGCCACGCGAATGATGGCGCCCAGGTTGCGCGGATCCTCCACCCCGTCCAGCAGGAGCAACGCCGGTTTTTCGCGCGGTGTGCGCCGCTCGACATTGGCCAGCATGGTCTCGCACGAGGTGTATTCCACGGCGGCCAACCATCCCACCACCCCCTGATGCTTGTTGGTTTTGGCCAGGCGGTCCAACTCGGGCCGTGGCAGCAATTGCACGGGAATCTTGCGGGCGCGGGCCTGCTGCAACAAGGCTTCGATCTCCGCGCTGCCGATGCCTTGTGCCAGGACAATTTTGCGCACGGGTATCTGCGCCGCCAGCGCCTCCGCCAGCGGGTTTCTTCCAAAAATCATGAGATCAGACATAAAATTCCGGCAATTACCGCGACGGGTGCATTGCGGGTGGGTTGGCGTTAGAATCCAACTTGTCAACAAAACCACGACAGGCAGTCACCGGCAAACGGGGATACTTCGGAAAGGCCGGATCGCTCTCTGCCTTGCGGCACAACAAGAAACGGCTTCCGCGACGGTTGTGAATGACATGTACATGTACACAATGTTCGCAAAGCCCTGTTTGCATTTTGCGTCCCTGGAGATCGTCATTTCCGCCGGAAAGCAACGCGCCCACAATAAGCAACGCCCGCTTGAATGTCAAGAGCTTTGGCGCGCGGGCCGCTAGCGGATGGGAGCTGTCACTTTCGCCTGACAGTGGCCGGCGATCTCACGGTCGCTTCCCCCCACGGGAGGTGCTACACCTGCGGCCATCATCTGTTGCTCACGGCTTTTCCACAGCAAAAGCACCGTACCCCGTTCGGCTTCGTTAAAATTTTCTGCAGGCAGGATGCCAGGGCTGGCAGCGCAGCCAACGGAGAACGCATGACGCCTGGATTTTCCGCCTTTGGCGGCATTTTCGCCTTTCTTCTTCTCATCCTTTTCCCGCCGCTCTACAGCCAAACTTTTGGCAAAAACCACGTGCAGTACAAAAGCTTCCAGGCCCGCTACCTGCAGTCGCGGCATTTCGACATTTACTTTCATGCCGGCGGAGAGCGGTTGGCGGAGTTCACTGCCGAAGTGGCGGAACAAAGCTACCAGGCCTTGCTGGCGGATTTCCGCTACGAGCTGCAGGATCGCATTACGATCGTGGTGTACAACAGCCACAATGACTTCCAGCAGACAAACCTCAATCCCGGGCCGCCGGAGGAGGCCGTGGGCG is a genomic window containing:
- a CDS encoding ABC transporter ATP-binding protein; the encoded protein is MARVRLAGIRKSFGALAAVQELSLDIAEGEFFSLLGPSGCGKTTTLRMIAGFETPEHGRIFFNDEDVTARRPNQRNTGMVFQSYALFPHLTVFENVAFGLRARKRPESEIAANVHEALQLVAMNELARRPVTQLSGGQQQRVALARALAIKPAILLLDEPLSNLDARLRHSTRSELKRLQRRLGITTIYVTHDQEEALALSDRLAILDHGVLQQVGTPEEIYKNPANLFVMNFIGATNVLRGRVSRGQGNSLTIRGATWEMQFPGGHASLAAAAEVQLAFRPEHVMLGESDAVAGEALRIEGRWHGLEYAGSHWLAQITVDGIVCTALISDEVKHALLGPQAWLPAEGREVTMRIARRHVRLFPG
- a CDS encoding iron ABC transporter permease gives rise to the protein MRKPSPFTLAALAALLAALVLTIYFPLGTMLLESLRVVDPATGSMSFSPAHFARLFSLRASGSLQALIGSLKISLLSVVLSALAGVPLAILYTRFQFPGQKLFGVLATLPLLLPPLVGVIAFFILMDETGILPRILQHVLATSSPPLVMRGVPAILLVHTYSFYVFFYLLTRNALTGLDRSLEEAALGLGASRGRLWWRVILPQLRPALLGAAMLVFMNSMASFTAPYLFRDDWRFLSLEIYNAKLKGDLPLAMAQSVVLAGISIVFVFVMRWYGNRHTPGRGSKGVAAPAQMVTSRWQKFALTAAGSIVTLLVMLPQLTLLLMAFVKNGTWTAEILPDTFTTANFAELFRSRKMAEPWWNSLWMSAVATALGTILALAAVLLATRSKHLLPGMAGLLEISVMLPWAVPGTVIAMALIAAFITPHWFTGGRILVGTSAIMVLAYFVRHLPIQFRAMAAAHAQLDPALTEAAHNLGAGGWMVFRRVTLPLILPGVIIGSVTAFVIALGEFVSSILLFTPSNRPLAVAIFSELREFDLGSVAAYSVLLAVLIAVTLALAQKFQGPQQPGFTA
- a CDS encoding polymer-forming cytoskeletal protein, encoding MLTRKDNAEAERSSGELNTIIGRGSVFEGTLTVQSSLRVDGKVVGNVQVSDALIVGKEGEIEGEVRVRNAIIGGRVRNRILASGKVVLEAKSVVHGEVKTSRLVIDEGAIFEGRCTMSDDDKAASLPENASRGNRPGTMNMEVMSRHEAAAAR
- a CDS encoding polymer-forming cytoskeletal protein, coding for MKFSFLSKLFGDAAGSQPPPAQRPQRDLRDFETPLFASRPAPPNPKPVVPRTTTSQPSKNVMEDTGKTGDLNTIIGKGAVIDGTIKVQNSMRLDGRVTGHILTTDALVVGKDGEIRGEVRTKNAVIGGLVNGQVFASGKVVLESRAVLKGDIKTTKLMVNDGARFDGNCSMSEDGGVKALTHGQSPAEATRAGDFSRSAAGRH
- a CDS encoding gliding motility-associated C-terminal domain-containing protein, which translates into the protein MFQQTLRNLLLGGLLCTAPIWAQEAPSALHPKGARFISADTLLLGNGLVTVQVLAASDTSKTPPNEITVAGAFTVGTPTKRLLFGFGQALYSSHLNVRVDGRTYSNIPYHSGAEPLRVTAAPHRAGGAIRCEYAVGDVSIMQRLTPVQFSRTTGAVFIEYEIVNHSPLPHLVGVLLQLDTQVAGNDAASILTRFGYSRRDTVFTAPAIPEFFQAFETTRGPGDTLGLIAQGTLNGNGAVQPNLFIIGNHFDLKTVSWEYTPVAGFYDDSAVLLRWDEQYLQSGEHRVVATYYGVGDVASNVGAPLTLHLAVASSLSATRGVLSPNPFEVNLLVNNRLTQTVSAVQARLLLPPGLLLAFNEQATKLLADPILSPAETSTASWRVVAQCPPADTTLNLTVQVSGLPQVAKAITDSIFIPSCAVPVPDFEVVAAPSLRSLTAGETADFQISLKAFDGFNQEVALSFSPILPGIEGSYVPERIFPGQTSLFRLHTNRSLLAGEYSFNVIGQAGSLRRSAVVRVQVVPAALPDFQIVIQPRNRSLVAGDSTTFQVGVTALAGFNQEVVLSLAPALPGMNGSLAPARVLPGQRAILALRTGRDLLAGDYAIIITGQGAGLTRSDTALVHVVAAPPLDVKPPLFINFNPAPDDSEVPPQTAIALEIVDDITGVDSASIRMQVNGVPVIPAITGAQQRLAVVYQPGSPFRLNETVRVQVAAADRSRPANADSVAYSFRIRPDTAPPFVTERHPGRNSRNVALHTDIRLEVRDLDSGVDSSTIALHLDGTRVQPVISGTPAQYFVHYLPPRAFRDNQTVHVRLETRDLASPANILSPPEEYTFTTVRDSLAPRLIDPFPAPSAINVPANIEIRASLEDDLTGVARETIVLAINQQTVEPILTEIERGFQLHYRPAAGPAPGDTVFVHLRARDRASTPNELSRTYYFVMARDRDQEPPYATRQSPAPGATNVPVTAGISVHIIDNGSGVDRNALQMSINGQAVSPVITGHPGDYLLTHQPPTPWPYNARITVVVQSQDLAVPPNIMPPDTFAFEVVQDISPPFVTDLTPANGATEVSAATNISFLVRDEGAGVDRSSIQLRVNHVNVVPQISGTADAYAVHYQPVQEFLPGERVALEIQAQDLSTPPNRATVSSFFTVGQSLPDLIAVELVPVGEFSAGRPGQARGRVRLEARAPVAGVQIHFLADGRVWQDTTLASVVPGRDIDLPVSFIFQERGSHTLSLVCDPAGVLREASETNNQQHLLIQVAELQVLSGKLVVRPNPFTPNGDGFNDVVEFDFSGLNIVNPTLQIFDANGIPLLTNNRHSGKRMQWNGRDERGRELLPGVYLYSLQEKGRNVASGYVVLAR
- the rlmB gene encoding 23S rRNA (guanosine(2251)-2'-O)-methyltransferase RlmB, with the translated sequence MSDLMIFGRNPLAEALAAQIPVRKIVLAQGIGSAEIEALLQQARARKIPVQLLPRPELDRLAKTNKHQGVVGWLAAVEYTSCETMLANVERRTPREKPALLLLDGVEDPRNLGAIIRVAEAAGMHGLVITKKRCADVTAVTIKTSAGAAFHLPIAQVANLASQIEALKKRGLWIVGLDERGEQTVFEMDANLPLAIVVGGEGRGLHRLVREKCDFVYCIPMRGRVASLNVATAAAVACYEIVRQRRSLNHSVNPPPNAPAGS